One segment of Mobula birostris isolate sMobBir1 chromosome 27, sMobBir1.hap1, whole genome shotgun sequence DNA contains the following:
- the b3galt6 gene encoding beta-1,3-galactosyltransferase 6 — translation MNLARLFCRHKTALGIATLSLFALMLLYLAKCTSETLKSPGLPHGVERRANDQGHSRAKGLSAFLVLLITTGPKYTERRSIIRSTWLANRDPEILPFFAIGTSGLAPEEVQNLEQEDGRHHDLLLLPDLKDSYENLTNKILHMYAWVDQNVDFKFVLKADDDTFARLDIIKEELKAKEPKKLYWGFFSGRGRVKSTGKWRESNWVLCDYYLPYALGGGYVLSADLVHYIRINIDYLKVWQSEDVSLGTWLAPVDVKRLHDPRFDTEYKSRGCNNKYIVTHKQSIEDMLEKQQTLQREGKLCKEEVKVRLSYIYDWYVPPSQCCQRKDGIP, via the coding sequence ATGAATCTAGCTCGACTTTTCTGTCGTCACAAAACAGCCCTTGGTATTGCCACTCTATCCTTGTTTGCACTGATGTTACTTTACTTGGCTAAATGCACCTCAGAGACACTGAAATCTCCAGGCTTACCACATGGCGTGGAAAGACGAGCGAACGATCAGGGTCACAGCAGAGCCAAAGGTCTCTCTGCCTTTCTCGTGCTGCTGATCACCACAGGCCCAAAGTATACTGAGAGAAGGAGCATCATCAGGAGCACGTGGCTAGCCAATCGAGACCCAGAAATACTCCCTTTCTTTGCCATCGGCACTAGTGGGCTTGCACCAGAGGAAGTTCAAAACCTGGAGCAGGAAGATGGTCGGCATCATGATCTACTGCTACTCCCAGACTTGAAGGACTCCTATGAGAACCTTACCAATAAGATTCTCCACATGTATGCATGGGTGGACCAAAATGTGGATTTTAAGTTTGTCTTGAAAGCAGATGATGACACTTTTGCTAGGTTGgatatcattaaagaagaacTGAAGGCAAAGGAGCCTAAGAAACTCTACTGGGGTTTCTTCTCCGGACGAGGAAGAGTTAAGTCCACTGGAAAATGGAGAGAGAGCAATTGGGTACTGTGTGACTATTATTTGCCTTATGCTCTCGGGGGTGGGTATGTTCTATCTGCCGACTTGGTGCACTACATTCGAATTAACATTGATTATTTGAAGGTATGGCAGAGTGAGGATGTGTCTTTGGGTACTTGGCTGGCGCCAGTTGATGTCAAACGCCTGCACGACCCACGGTTTGACACAGAGTACAAATCACGTGGCTGCAACAACAAGTACATTGTGACGCACAAGCAAAGTATTGAGGATATGCTGGAGAAACAGCAGACACTCCAAAGGGAAGGAAAACTGTGCAAAGAAGAGGTAAAAGTGAGGCTCTCGTATATTTATGATTGGTATGTCCCACCATCCCAGTGCTGCCAGCGAAAAGATGGCATACCCTGA